Proteins from a single region of Hippocampus zosterae strain Florida unplaced genomic scaffold, ASM2543408v3 HiC_scaffold_239, whole genome shotgun sequence:
- the LOC127594761 gene encoding LOW QUALITY PROTEIN: glycine--tRNA ligase-like (The sequence of the model RefSeq protein was modified relative to this genomic sequence to represent the inferred CDS: substituted 4 bases at 4 genomic stop codons): MELPFRKQLVDRRRLCEDLVKRRFIYGPGFDIYGGSAGLYDFGPVGCAIKSNLEQLWREHFVLEEDMLEISTTCVTPEQVLVASGHVAKFEDLMVRDIKLGTPYRADKLIIEFVETRLEKDKKKLTAEQRARLEEVALLAENMSAEELHKAIGELGIKAPDSGNELSEPIPFNLMFKTNVGPTVNSTGYLRPXTAQGMFVNFHKLAEFNGGRMPMGVAQIGLGFRNEIAPRNGLLRVRXFTMAEIEYFVDPLEKRHGKFATVKDLKVPLWTGCAQVDQKEPMVMAIGXAVEQGIVANELLGYFMARIYQFLIEAGIQPEGLRFRQHRDKEMAHYAKDCWDAEICTSHGWIECVGCADRSAFDLEHHTKASGQKLVAARKFKEAVIKEVITMKINKSSLGKKYKKEGQAVIAFLENASEQEKQALMQALKXEGSALRQVAGKEYEILASDVEMEVKMQNVMEEKYVPHVIEPSFGLGRIIFAVVEHAFRMRDEKRTYISLRPRMAPVKCSLLPLMATADLLACIHKIQGLLKKKLVSCKVDDSGQSIGRRYARTDEIGIPFAITADFDTIKDGSVAVREVDTCVQVRVPEADLGELMRGLGNGTVAWAEAMEKYPRFSVDEKE; encoded by the coding sequence ATGGAACTGCCCTTCCGCAAACAGCTTGTGGACAGACGCAGGCTGTGCGAGGACCTGGTCAAGAGGCGGTTCATATACGGGCCCGGCTTTGACATCTACGGAGGGAGTGCTGGCCTGTATGATTTCGGACCTGTCGGGTGCGCCATCAAGAGCAACCTCGAGCAGCTGTGGAGGGAGCATTTTGTCCTGGAGGAGGACATGCTGGAAATCAGTACCACCTGCGTCACGCCAGAGCAGGTTTTGGTTGCTTCAGGACACGTGGCCAAATTCGAGGATCTCATGGTCCGAGATATCAAGCTGGGCACACCCTACCGTGCCGACAAACTGATCATCGAGTTCGTTGAGACCAGACTTGAAAAGGACAAGAAGAAACTGACCGCCGAGCAGCGGGCCCGGCTGGAGGAGGTCGCCTTGCTGGCCGAAAACATGTCTGCGGAAGAGTTGCACAAGGCCATTGGGGAGCTGGGCATCAAGGCACCAGACTCGGGCAACGAACTTAGCGAGCCGATCCCCTTCAACTTGATGTTCAAGACCAATGTTGGGCCGACTGTCAACAGCACTGGATACCTGCGCCCATAAACCGCGCAAGGCATGTTCGTGAATTTCCACAAGCTGGCCGAGTTCAACGGCGGGCGCATGCCCATGGGGGTCGCGCAGATCGGACTGGGCTTCCGCAACGAAATCGCCCCGCGAAACGGGCTGCTTCGAGTCAGATAGTTTACCATGGCAGAAATCGAATATTTCGTTGATCCACTAGAAAAGCGGCATGGCAAGTTCGCAACTGTCAAGGATTTGAAGGTGCCCTTGTGGACGGGTTGTGCTCAGGTGGACCAGAAAGAACCCATGGTGATGGCCATCGGGTAGGCTGTCGAGCAAGGCATCGTGGCTAACGAACTGTTAGGCTACTTCATGGCCCGCATTTATCAGTTCCTAATCGAGGCAGGCATCCAGCCGGAGGGCCTGAGGTTCCGGCAGCATCGAGATAAGGAGATGGCGCACTACGCCAAGGACTGCTGGGACGCCGAAATCTGCACCAGCCACGGCTGGATCGAATGCGTGGGGTGCGCAGACCGCTCTGCCTTCGACCTCGAGCACCACACCAAAGCCTCAGGGCAAAAGCTGGTGGCCGCCCGGAAATTCAAAGAGGCGGTGATAAAGGAGGTGATCACCATGAAGATCAACAAGAGCAGCCTCGGCAAGAAGTACAAGAAGGAGGGGCAGGCGGTCATCGCCTTCCTGGAGAACGCCTCTGAGCAGGAGAAGCAGGCGCTCATGCAGGCCCTCAAGTAAGAGGGGTCTGCGCTCAGGCAGGTCGCTGGCAAGGAGTACGAAATCCTGGCGAGCGATGTGGAGATGGAGGTCAAGATGCAGAACGTGATGGAAGAGAAGTACGTGCCGCATGTGATCGAGCCGTCGTTCGGGCTGGGCCGGATCATCTTCGCTGTGGTGGAGCACGCCTTCAGGATGCGGGATGAGAAGCGGACCTACATCTCGCTACGGCCTCGGATGGCACCTGTGAAGTGCTCGCTGCTGCCGCTGATGGCCACTGCTGACCTGCTCGCCTGCATCCACAAGATCCAGGGCTTGCTGAAGAAGAAGCTGGTCAGTTGTAAGGTCGACGATTCCGGGCAGTCCATCGGCCGGCGGTATGCTCGCACTGACGAGATTGGAATCCCCTTCGCGATCACCGCAGACTTCGACACCATCAAGGACGGATCGGTGGCAGTGCGGGAGGTGGACACCTGCGTGCAGGTGCGAGTGCCCGAGGCGGACCTAGGCGAGCTCATGCGGGGACTGGGCAACGGGACGGTCGCCTGGGCAGAGGCCATGGAAAAGTACCCCAGGTTCTCTGTGGATGAGAAGGAATGA